The following coding sequences are from one Panicum hallii strain FIL2 chromosome 5, PHallii_v3.1, whole genome shotgun sequence window:
- the LOC112895217 gene encoding protein MIZU-KUSSEI 1-like, producing MRTIMARSPHESSFSFSRRNFKWPVLGKSTSHGATAGVEDGSAKGSEADDEDEAAMAFSSSCPSFHSEDFVSLPPPPPPPKQRGKKGRTAVSRLRTALAAAIAGRHRQVGLGARLTGTLYGHRRGHVHLAFQVDPRACPALLLELAAPTASLVREMASGLVRIALECDRAKAACAFPSAAATSGGGGSRKLVEEKVWRAYCNGKGCGYAVRRECGAADWRVLRALEAVSMGAGVIPAACGGGEGDVMYMRARFERVVGSRDSEAFYMMNPDSSTGGNGGPELSIYLLRV from the coding sequence ATGAGGACCATCATGGCGAGGAGCCCCCACGAGTCGTCCTTCTCCTTCTCCCGGAGGAACTTCAAGTGGCCGGTTCTTGGCAAGAGCACCAGCCACGGCGCCACGGCCGGCGTGGAGGACGGCTCCGCCAAGGGCTCGGAGGCCGATGACGAGGACGAGGCGGCCATGGCATTCTCCTCCAGCTGCCCGTCGTTCCACTCGGAGGACTTCGtgtccctgccgccgccgccgccgccgccgaagcaACGCGGCAAGAAGGGCCGCACCGCTGTCTCCCGGCTGCGCACTGCGCTGGCCGCGGCCATCGCCGGCCGGCACCGGCAGGTCGGTCTCGGCGCACGGCTCACGGGCACGCTCTACGGCCACCGCCGCGGCCACGTCCACCTCGCGTTCCAGGtggacccgcgcgcgtgccccGCGCTGCTGCTCGAGCTCGCCGCGCCCACGGCGTCGCTGGTGCGCGAGATGGCGTCCGGCCTCGTCCGCATCGCGCTCGAGTGCGACCGCGCCAAGGCAGCCTGCGCgttcccgagcgccgccgcgaccagcggcggcggcggcagcaggaagCTGGTGGAGGAGAAGGTGTGGCGCGCGTACTGCAACGGCAAGGGCTGCGGTTACGCGGTGCGCCGCGAGTGCGGCGCCGCGGACTGGCGGGTGCTGCGCGCGCTGGAGGCCGTGTCCATGGGCGCGGGCGTCATaccggcggcgtgcggcggcggtgagggggacGTCATGTACATGCGCGCACGCTTCGAGCGCGTCGTGGGCTCCCGCGACTCGGAGGCGTTCTACATGATGAACCCGGACAGCAGCACCGGCGGTAATGGCGGCCCGGAGCTCAGCATCTACCTCCTCCGAGTTTGA